CCTAGTTGCGTGTCAAAACCTTCTGGCATTTCTAAAATAAATTCCAGTGCATTCGCTAGTCGAGCTGCTTCTTTGATTTCAGCTTCACTAGCCTGTTCTGTACCGTAAGCAATATTATTCCAGACAGAAGTGTTAAAAATAAACGTATCCTGACTAACAACAGCTATTTTGCTACGGAGGGAATTAATTTCAAACTGCCGTATATTAATTTCATCAATGTATATATTTCCCTCTGTTGCATCGTGAAATCGAGGAATTAAATCAGCAAGCGTTGTTTTACCTGCACCGGACCCTCCTACCAAAGCCGTCATTTTTCCCCGTTCAATGGTGAGGGTAATGTTATGTAGCACTAGATTATCGGCATTATAGCCAAAATCTACAGATACCAAGTCAAGAGATCTTTTGAAACCAGAAAACTTGATTGTCCCGTTCTGAAAATAAGTTTTATCTTCCGTTTTTAACAGGTTTTTAATGTTGTCTGCGGAACCTTGCATAGTGCTGAGAAATGCTCTCGTACCATTAATATCTTGGATAAAGGGTACGAGGCGAAATAGTACAAAGAAAAAGGTCAGCAAAGAAGCAACTTGTAGCGTTCCATTAGCGACAAAGCTAGTGAATGCCAAAATAATCATCCCGATTAGAACTGTAGTAGCTGCACCTTCAGCAATTGGCCTAACCAATGTCCAAGTAAATACAACTTTCGTTGAGGTACTAACTATCTGATTACTCGCTTTGTAGTAACGTTCACGCTCAAATTCTTGAGTACCAAATGCGTGAATAGTACGAATTCCATTAATAAATTCTATGGCTATTGATGTAAAATTACCGTTAGCAACTGATACACCAAAACTCGTTTCTCTTACTCTGGCATTCAGATTTGATAATCCTACGCCTAAAAGTGTAAATAACAATATTGAGATTAGTGTCAGTTGCCAGGAAAGCAAAAACATTGACATTAAATAAACAAGAGTTGTAATTCCTCTTGTAAACAAGAATGCTACGCCACTAAAACCCTGTCTTATCCTTTCAATTTCTGTAGTAATTGTATTAATAAGTTCGCCAGAACGAATTTGAGCAAAATAGCTGAGTGGCAGAGATTGCAACTGTTCAAAAATTTGCTTACGTAAGCGATCACCAAGATTTAGTTGAGCTAATTCAGTGTATACTTGCCCAAAATAATTGAAGGCTGCACGTATCCATGTCGTGAATAAAATCAGTAAAGATATTCGGTATAGACGACTAATTGGCGATGTATTAATTCCCAAAATAGCAATATCAAACCACTCGATTCCTGTCCGCACTGGTTGGGCATTTGGAGTAGTTAAACTTTGTAAAAATGAAAGTAAAAAACCAATACTTACGCCTTCAAATGTTGCCGCCAAAAAAGAAAATACTAGCGCCAGAATGGTAATCTTGCGAAAATGTTTAAATTCTCGCAAGATCAATTTATTTTTCCGCCAGAAGCTGGTAGCCTTGAGCAGATTTCTTAAGAGTTGAGAAAGTTTAAAATACATGGATAATTTTTAACAAAAATTTGGTACATCTCACACGCAGTTAGAGAATTTTAGATTTTAGATTACTGGAAACAATTAAAATCCGGGAATGTAAATAATCAATTGTAAACAAGCGGATTTTATTCGTGAAGAGAATCTAAAATCTAAAATCTAAAATTCAGCGACTGCACTGAAGGCTAATAAATCACAGTGTTTGTCCATCCAAATTCAACAAGTTTGTCTCTGGGCTAACTTCCCATCCACCCGTCATTCCTGATAGTTGATTGAGTTGCTTTTGTTCTTCTGAACTTAGGCGAACTGCATCTTCCAACGTCCAACAACGAGAACCGATCAAACTCATATCACCCCGCACTACATTGAATAACTGTGGCAGATTTTGCAGTTCGTACTTAGCCATCCAACCGCCTAGGGATGTGATATTTTGCTTTGCAGTTGTGCGAAACTTGATTCCTCGAAAAAATTTACCCCGCTCACCAACGTACCACTCACGAGAAAAAAGTGACCCTGGTGAATAAACCCGCATCAGCAAAACTAATCCCAGCATTACTGGAGTCACAATCAACAGTAGTGCTAAGGCAAAAATCCAGTCAATTAGCCGCTTTAAGCCGCTAAAAAGTGGGCTACTTGGTTTCAGTCCTTTATCGGTAGAGGGTATACCTAAAAATATTGACTTATTAGCTTGCTCACACGCATCTGCCCAAAATTTTAGCCTGGCTTCACCCAGCTTTGGGTCGATACGAACAAAATTTATTGGGGAGTGTTTTAAGCACTCTACTAGCGATTGTTCGCTATATAAAGCAGGTAGATATGGCTGTTTGAGTTTTCCCGAAGACTTCACCAACAACTGACCCCGACGCCACTGTAGTGTGCAATATGGGGAGCGATTATCTTGGTGTTTCTCGTCCACAGTATAGCCATTCTGTAAAGTTGGAATTATTGACAATGTCATATCTCTTTGGATTTCTCAACTAGTAGATTGCTGATTTAATATCAAAAGCTATCAATGCTCAAGAGTCCGAACCACGTCTTCTGATTTTTCCAAAAGCCAGGAGATAATTACTCACTTCCAGGTCTGAAATTACCTAAATCTATTTAACAAATTTTAGGGTTTTAAGTCCCCTGCTTCTTTTCGCAGCGAATTGTGTGTCGTGGTCTAAATCCCCATTGCCAAATGTAATTACGTAAGCCTTCCGTCCCCTAGCCGATTGCGAATTGGTTTAGCTATGCCTATCAGCTTAATTACTCGACAAATCTCACAAAACAGCTCCACTTTTCTTTCAGAGCTATTGGTCATTGGCTGTGATATTTAGAATATAAGCCTATGGACAAATAAGTATGCATTATCTAAATAATTCATTCAATCTTTAAAAAAAGAATGATTTTTCGGAGAATTATCAAGTTATTGTGAATTAACTTAATTTATCCTGATTTAAAAAATGCATTTTAGCCATATTGTTCCATAGTAGGGGCGCAAGGCTTTGCGCCCCTAGCGCCCCTAGCGACTTAGTTATTAGCTATTTTTCTACAAATTGTTGCAGTGCTAATCGTTGTTGCCTTGTATATGGCACATACGTACTAGTAGAATTGGAGACTCCATTAGCCACAACCCCAATTAGGTTTAACTTGCTCAACATGGCTGTAGCTTGGGCAATTTGGCTGCGAGTTACCCTACCCATGCTTGCCACCATGACCACACTACGACAAGATGATGCTATGAGCATGGCATCCACTAAGCCAATAACTGGAGAAGCATCGATGAGTACCAAATCATAGTTCTCCTCAAATGTTGCCATTAATTGCATCATACGTGGGGAACTTAAAAGATTAGCTGGGTCAGCAGGCGTTGGTCCGGCGGTCAAAATATCGATGTAGGATGAGCCTGAATATTGAAGTCCAATCTGGTTGGGTAAAGAAACATCACTTTCTAGTAGAGTCGAAAGCCCCTGTTCATTAGGAAGATTCAGTTGTTTGTGCAAACTAGGATCACGTAGATTGGCATCAATTAGTAATACCTTTTTGTGTAACCGAGCAGCGCTCATTGCTAAACCCAATGCTAAAGATGACTTACCCTCATCGGCTAAAGCTGAGGTGATCATCAAAGATTTTAACGTAGCAACAGAATTTAGCAGCTCAATATTTTTATAAATCAGATCCAAAGATTCCCAACGCGGTGGTGACTGTAGTATCTGAATTGTCCAGGGAGCAAAAACTTCTGGTTTACCAAAAGGTAATTTGATCACTGATTCTCTAGATT
The Gloeotrichia echinulata CP02 DNA segment above includes these coding regions:
- the hepA gene encoding heterocyst formation ABC transporter subunit HepA → MYFKLSQLLRNLLKATSFWRKNKLILREFKHFRKITILALVFSFLAATFEGVSIGFLLSFLQSLTTPNAQPVRTGIEWFDIAILGINTSPISRLYRISLLILFTTWIRAAFNYFGQVYTELAQLNLGDRLRKQIFEQLQSLPLSYFAQIRSGELINTITTEIERIRQGFSGVAFLFTRGITTLVYLMSMFLLSWQLTLISILLFTLLGVGLSNLNARVRETSFGVSVANGNFTSIAIEFINGIRTIHAFGTQEFERERYYKASNQIVSTSTKVVFTWTLVRPIAEGAATTVLIGMIILAFTSFVANGTLQVASLLTFFFVLFRLVPFIQDINGTRAFLSTMQGSADNIKNLLKTEDKTYFQNGTIKFSGFKRSLDLVSVDFGYNADNLVLHNITLTIERGKMTALVGGSGAGKTTLADLIPRFHDATEGNIYIDEINIRQFEINSLRSKIAVVSQDTFIFNTSVWNNIAYGTEQASEAEIKEAARLANALEFILEMPEGFDTQLGDRGVRLSGGQRQRIAIARALLRNPEILILDEATSALDSMTERLIQESLEKLAVGRTVIVIAHRLSTISAADKVAVLEEGRIVEQGKYQELLQLRGKLWEYHKTQYEIGQVE
- the hepC gene encoding heterocyst development glycosyltransferase HepC is translated as MTLSIIPTLQNGYTVDEKHQDNRSPYCTLQWRRGQLLVKSSGKLKQPYLPALYSEQSLVECLKHSPINFVRIDPKLGEARLKFWADACEQANKSIFLGIPSTDKGLKPSSPLFSGLKRLIDWIFALALLLIVTPVMLGLVLLMRVYSPGSLFSREWYVGERGKFFRGIKFRTTAKQNITSLGGWMAKYELQNLPQLFNVVRGDMSLIGSRCWTLEDAVRLSSEEQKQLNQLSGMTGGWEVSPETNLLNLDGQTL